From the genome of Sulfurimonas paralvinellae:
CAATACCTGACATTGAAGTCGCGTAGTCAATATTGATCTTTCTCTGTGCCACTTCATTGCCGTCTACATCATAAACAATGATATTAAAAGCACCCGGTGTAACATTTAAAGGAGAATTCACCAAAGAACTCGTCGGACCAATGTCAGCTAAAACATTCGATGACATTTTGGTTGTTGCACTCTCGGCATAAAGATTATTCGTACTCTCGACCAAGCCTTTTGCAAAAGCATCCAAATCGGATACTACCTGTTGTAAAACGCCGTCTGTCGGCATGCCGCTAGTCGTATCGATTTTGCCTCCACGCAAATCAAAAAGCGCCCCTATCTTTCCATTTGTAACTTTCTCTTCAAAAGGAATCAAAACACCATCTTGTCTTTCATAACTCAGTGAATAAAAACCGAATTCATTATCTTCTTTTGAAATTTTGAGAGGATGGTACGAGCTGCCGTCTACGATATTAAAACCGTTCACACTCAATGTATAGCTTCCTGAACTTGTATTTGAGTTACTGTCTATTTGAATGTTCGACTCCAACTGTCCTTGTTTGACAGTAGCACCTATGAGCCGTGAGAGACTTCTTTCTATAACATTTCGTTTATCACGCAGATCATTAGCCTCATAGCCTCCACCAGCTTCCGCCACTTCAATGGAAATGTTCAAATCAGCCAGTTGCTTTGCCAAAGAGTTGACTTCATCGACATTAACAGCAAGCTGATCGTTTATCTGCATCTGAAGGTCTTTTACCTGAGCTTGTGTTTGACCAATATGTTTTGAGAGTGTTTCTGTCTGTTTTGCAAGGGCGACTTTTATGGCATCATTATCCGGATTATCGGCGAATGTCTGCCACATATTGTAATACTCCGCAAGATCAGCTTTAATGCCGACACCATCTATCTCTGGAAAATATGTAGAAAGCTCTTCAAGTGTCTGTTTTTCAAAATCGCTGTACTCTTTATCTGCCGAGACACCACTGTATCTGTCAAAAACAAAATTATCAAACACACGCTTGATATCTTCGATCTGCGTACCGTTACCTACTTGCCCTGGTCTGGTCTGCAGCGGCGTAGCTGCAGAAGTGATGACACGCTGTCTCGTATAGCCGTCTACTTCGGCATTTGAGATATTGTGTCCAGTTGTATTGATGCCGACCTGTGCTGCGTTTAAGCCGCTGTATCCAATGCCGAGTGTATTGAAAATCGATGCCATCTTATACTCTCACTTCCATGATAGTAGAATCTTTTGAGGCTACTTTTTGATAGCCCTGCATCTCTGTCGGGACAAGTCTTTCTAAAAAGCTGTTATAAAGATTGCTGACTGTGAGGACAAGTTTTGCATATTCTTTATTGACTTTATGAAGGTTGGAGAGTTCTGTTTTTAAATCTTCGAGTTGTTTATGCTGTTCTTCATTTAAAAGGTTTGGAAGTTCAATATCTGGATTTGATGTCATTAAGGATGATATCTCATGGTCAATCATCGCTTTTTTTGTTTCAAAGGCTTTAAGTTTTTCTTCTTTGAGTGACAGTCTGTCAAATTGAGGGTCATGTTCTGCTTTTTTTATATCTTCAATATCTGACTGAGTTATTTTAATCAAGTCTCGTAAATCTTCCAAAGTATTTTGTAAGTAATGAGAAAGCATCTCCAACCCCCGTATTTTATTATTGCTAAAGTAACTCGTCCGCCATTTTTTCAGCTAATGCCGACAAGTCAACTTTATACTCTCCGGCTTCTATAGCCTCTTTGAGTTTTTCTATTTTGTTCTGACTTCCGTCTTGCGACGTTGTCAACTTTGCGTTTGCCTTAACTTCTTTATTTTCATTCAAACTGTTTGCAAAAGCACTGCGAACAGCTGAAGAGTTGATATTTGAAATCATATTTTATCCTTCTACTCTGTAAAGTATTTCATTATACAGCTATATCGACAAAACTACGATTTTCTAAACCTAAATCGCAAATATTTTATGCCTTATCCCGGCTGAGATAATCATAAAGCATTTGTGAAAAACCAAAACTTCCCGCACTCGCTTTTGAAAGTTCATCTCTGTACATCGATTTGTATATCTTCTCCCCCGGATCTTTTTGTGATGAGAAAATATCTTTTTCATCTTTCATCGCATTGTCCAAAAGCATTTTGACAATGATAGCCTCAAAAGCATCCGTCTGTTTACGCAGTGCTTTATCCTCTGCGTGAGGATCGATTTTTGGTATATCTTTGTTCTGTGTCACAAGCTGTGCCTGAGCACTGAGAGCATTCAATCCATAATTCATTATATTACCTTCAGTTCAGCCGAGATACTGCCCGCACTTTTCATCGCTTCTAAAATAGAGATGATGTCCTTTGGTGTCGCTCCGAGTTTTTGCAGTGAACGAACAAGGTTGGCAACTGTCGTTGTCCCTTTTTTCGTATAGACCTCATTTTCATTCATGCCTATCACCAAATTATTATCGACTTTCATAGAACCGCTTGGCTGTGACGGGGTATCTTCTTCAACTATTTTAATAGTGATATCTCCATGTGTCAAGACAATAGGTCTGAGTTGTATATCTACTCCAGCAACGATAGTTCCAGTTTTTTCATTGATGATGATCTTTTTCTTCGGTTGATAGTTCATATCGATATTTTGAACTTCTGCCAAAAACTCGATCATCGAACGATTTTTCGGGCATTTTAGCTTAATGCTGCGTGAGTCCATCGCCACCGCTACTTGTGTGTTATAGTAAGCGTTGATGGCTTTTTGTACAGCCACGGCATTTTCAAAACCGGCATCCTTTAAAGAGAGGGTCGCATACTTTTGATGGAACATATCGATATTTATCTCACGCTCTATAAAACCGCCGTTAAATACGATCCCTGTTGTCGGATGCGTCTCTGCGCCGTTACCTCTTTGATTAAGCCCGCCGATGCTCAGCGGTCCCTGTGCCAATGCATAGATTTTCCCATCGACCCCTTTAAGCGGCGTCATCAGGAGTGTTCCTCCCTCAAGGCTTTTTGCATCACCGATGGAAGAGACCGTTACATCAAACTTGTCACCCTGACGTGCAAAAGGTTTCATTGTCGCTGTAACCACAACCGCCGCAACATTCTTTGATTTGATATCAATAGGATTCATATCTATGTTCATGGCTTTTAACATATTGGAGATAGACTGAAGTGTAAATTTTGAAGTCGTACCGTCACCCGTCTTTTTCAAACCCACAACCAAAGAGTAACCGATAATCTGATTTTCCCGAACACCTACAATGCTTGAGACATCATTGATCTTTGTTGCATGCAGTGCTGATAGAAAAAGTAAAAAAGTAAAAAGATATTTCATTTGCATAAATCCTTGCGCTATTGACAAGAATTTAGCAATTTTTATTCCACTTCAGGTGAGACGAGATAGGTTAAGGATGTATTACCGAATTTTTTGGACTTTTTAATGGAGTATACGCCTAGAGTCTGAGGAATCTCCAATCCCGTCATATGCTCTATGATAATCATCTCAACATTTTCAATCGGCAGTGATTTTATGAGTTGCATCGTCTTGTCATAGATATCTTCCATCCCTTCTCGAATGCTAAAAGGCGGATCTATATAGAAGTAGGCTTTTGTTTTGGCTTTTTTCAATCGTGCAACAACCTGCGTGATATTTTCAAAACTGTCACCCGCAAAGACTTCACACTCAGAAGGGTTTGTGAGTGAGATATTCTCTCGTAAGACCTTCACGGCATCCCTGTCTTTTTCCATAAAGTATATCTGTTTCGCTCCTCGGCTGAGTGCTTCAAGACCAATGGAGCCTGAACCCGAAAACACCTCAACAAACGTTGCACCTATGATGTCAAACTGCAATGTATTGAAAAAAGACTCCAGAACGATCGTTTTTGAACTGCGTGTCGTTGTTTTGGATGGCAACTGAAGAGTTTTTCCCTTATATTTTCCGGCGATGATTTTTTTTGTCAATTTTTTGGAACTATTTTTCATAAAATGCTTTTACTGCCCTTAAGATATTTGCCTGATACTCCTGCGTCAGGAACTCGATGCGTTTTTCTAAGATGGAAAAGTCCATTGATTCCTCTTCATCATACTCTTTTTTTATCTCCAATGCCTCTTCTTCTTTACCGTAAAGTTCTTCATATCTCTTCTCAAGAGCTAAAATAAGCTGTGATTTTGAAAAAGGTTTCTGCAAGTCTGCATCTGCTTCACTGCCAATATAAAAGCAGCGTTTATCTCCAAGACAGGCCTCATCTCGAATGATAATATCACACTTCTTCGAAGCACTCAAATATTTGTTCAAAAACAGTTCTAACGACTTTTGCAGCAGTGGTGATTGACACTCAACAGCAACTCTCATATTTATCCTTCCAGGTAGTACTCGATCGAGTACCGCAGATCATCATCCAGATTTTCCAAATGCAGCATCCACATCAGATAGCCTCTGTCATTGATGGCGATATCTTCAATGTATCTGCCACTATACTTGCCAAACGAAAACTTCTCAAGCAGCACATTCTCAAAACTGAGCCTGTTCATCTCTTCAAGCGTTGTCATCTGCGTGAGATAATCAAAAAGCAGTTTGATAACAGCGGCATCACTCAGTGCATGATGTGAAATCAAAGCATCTTTAATTCCACACTCTTCTTTGAGCTTTGCTTCATTTTTGTAAAGTTTCAGCTCATAATGCAAAAACTCCAGTGTAAATACTTCACACTCAGGAATAAGATGCTTCACGACTTTCAATGTATCTATAATTTTACCATGCCATATTAAACCGACATCTTGCAGTTTGTCCAGAACAAAAGCCATGTTATGGACTATGATGGTATTCTCTTCTCTGTTATGCTGCTCTAAAAAAGCATATGACTCACTCTCACGCAGAGCAGGTTTTTTGGCGATCATCTCATTGGTAATGTTGTGCAGTGCTGAAGCCGATGGAGGAATTTTCTTGCCTTCATTGACAAGTTCATAGTGGCTGCTCACACACTTTTCATCTTCAAAACAGAGCATACCCAAAGAGCATATCTTATCCTCTTTTTCATATCCCGTTGTCTCTATGTCTAAAAATATCAACATTTCACTATCCTGATGTTCTTGCATCGTCCCGTCATAAAGATGAACGAGAGATAGCCGCCTGCCAAGATAAAGCCATACAGTACATAGATATTAAACCAGTCAAAGAGTGCCTCATATGGTGTAAACAGATAAGTTGCAATGAGGGCGAGCACCATAAAACTTCCCACTATCCAGATAAGCAGCATAAACCATTTCCGCCAGACTTTTACGAGATTACCATAGCCGACAGGATCTATGTAACCCCTGCTTGGCTCATCTTCTTTGGCACATTTTTTAAGTCGCAGCACATATCCTGCGTGAGGACGATTGAAAAGATACTTGACACTTCGAAAAAGAGCAACGAGCAGAGCAAGATTCAAAGAGATAAAAAACCAGAAACGAAAAAGTTCCCAAAGGGCTGTTTTTATCTCCGGATCGAGAGCCGGCACTCCCTGTTTTATATAAAGCATGACAGTTATCAAAGATGCAAGGACAGCACCTAAAAAGAGATTGCATAAAACTACACGCAGTGCCCAAAAAAACCACAGTTCAAAATAAAATCTTTGCATTTAAAAACGCTCTAACATTCCGTGATAATGCTCTAAAGTCATAAAACTCTTCTCAAATCTGTAACGAAGAACAAACTCAACAATTCTCTCACGCAATGCTTCATCAACGCTCTCCACTCGACCAAAATAGGCAAGAGAGATGTTTTTACTCTTTACAGCAGCATTTTTATCATAGGCAATAGCTAAGATTTGTAGATATTTTCCTTCTTTTATCGCACCGAGATTCTCTTCTTGTAGAGATATTCCAGAGAGATTGATCGCTTTAAAATCAAAAAGATCTTCCACGTTTTTTACTTTTTCATCAATGCCAACCTGCTCAAAGAGTTCACGTAGACGTTCAAGATTTTTTTTTCGTGCAAGTTCATAAGAAGATATCTTATTTGTTAAGTTTTTTAGTCTCTCTAATGCTGAGCTCATCTTCTTTTAACTTCCCTTTAATACTAACATTTAGTTAATCGTAGTATAGCAAATTTAAGATATAATACCGCAATTTTATTAGACAAGTAAAGAGAAATATGGACTACTTAAAGATCAAAGGCAAAGCTGTACTTAACGGGAAGATACAAATCTCCGGTGCAAAAAATGCTTCACTTCCACTTATTGCGATGACCATTTTGGCAAAGAACAGTGTCTCAATTAAAAACCTGCCATCAGTTGCAGATATAAACACCCTGTTAAAACTTCTCTCAAATTTGGGAGCTGATTGTGAATTTTTAAAAGATCGAGTTATCGTAGATACATCTTCGATCAACGAAACAAAAGCAACCTATGATATTGTCAAAACGATGCGCGCTTCTATCTTAGTTTTAGGGCCGATACTAGCTCGTTTTGGACACTGTGAAGTTTCACTTCCGGGTGGCTGTGCCATTGGACAGCGTCCTATCGATCTGCATCTCAAAGCTTTAGAGCAGATGGGTGCAAAGATAGCGATAAAAGCCGGTTATATAGAGGCAAGAGCACCACAGGGACTGCAAGGTTGTGAGATCATCTTTGATAAGATTACAGTAACAGGAACAGCGAATATTGTTATGGCTGCAGCACTCGCCAAAGGTGAAACGACCATAGTCAATGCGGCGCGTGAGCCTGAAGTGGTCCAGCTCTGTGAAGTACTGCGTGATAGCGGCGTAGAAATAGAAGGTATCGGTACCGCAGTGTTAAAGATACAGGGCACAAATGGCGAACTTTTAAATATACCCGAGTTTAGCATCATTCCTGATAGAATCGAAGCAGGAACCTATCTCTGCGCAGGTGCTATAACACGATCCCAGCTCACTATCACCGATGCAGAACCGGAACATTTGGGTGCTGTTATTGCAAAACTTGAAGAGATGGGATTCACACTTGATGTTCAAAAAGAGACAATTACAATCTTCCCAACACAAACCATCAAACCTGTCAAGATCGTAACTCAGGAGTACCCTGCTTTTCCAACAGATATGCAGGCACAGTTCATGGCACTTGCAACGCAGGCAGATGGTGTTTCCATCATTGAAGAGCGTCTTTTTGAAAATAGATTCATGCATGTGAGTGAACTGCAGCGTATGGGTGCGGATATTTCCCTTAACGGACATACAGCAACCATCAACGGAAAGAGCGATTTAAGCGCCACAGATGTTATGGCAACCGATCTCAGAGCTTCAAGTGCATTGGTTTTAGCCGCTCTTGTAGCCAAGGGAGATACCAATGTACACCGTATCTATCATTTGGATCGCGGCTATGATTCCCTAGAAACAAAACTCAAGAACGTAGGAGTAGAGGTAAATAGACTTAAAGAAGGCCTCTAATCCTCTTCAAATATGATCATTTCATAGATGCTTTTTTTCGTTACAAGAGCTTTATCCGGTGAAACGGAACGGGCATTTTTCGCTGCTTCTACCTCATGACGAAGATTTGCTATCTCACGCTCCATCTCATCAACATTCTCTTTTAAGCGTAAAATAATATCTACACCTGCAAGGTTGACGCCAAGCTCACGCGTTAAGCGTAAAATCAACTTAATTCTGTCTATATCACGCTGTGAATAAAGTCGTATTCGCCCGTTTGAGCGTGAAGGTGTAATGAGATTTTCTCGCTCATACTGGCGCAGTGTCTGCGGGTGAATATCTAAGATCTTCGATACGATACTGATTAAGTATACCGGTTCATCGTAATGGTGCATATTCTACTCCTTTATTAGAGTGATTTTGGTAGTTTTTCTTTCATCAACTCTACCAAATCACTGTCTAAATCTTCAACTTTCGGGTTGACGATATTTGCTTTAAGGTAAAGATCACCTCGCTGTTTTGTTTTGCGGTTCATTGCACCCATCTCTTTCACACGGAAACGCTGTCCGTTCTTTGTATTTTGAGGAATTTTAAGTTTGATCTCTTTTTCCAATGTCTGTACAGATATCTTATCACCGAAGAGTGCTGCATAAAGCGGCACATCTATCGTTTTTACAAGATCATCTCCTTCTCTTTCATATTCAGGAGATGGAGCTACGGTGATTTTTAAGAACAGGTCACCCGCTCTTCCATTTTGCGCATGCCCTTTTCCTCTGACACGTAATTTTTCTCCACTCTTCACACCTGCAGGTATTTTGATATCAAAACGTTCTCCGTTGATAGATACAGAATGTGTTCCGCCGAGAATAGCCACATTAAATGGAATAGTGACTTTCGCTTCAATATCTAGATTTGGTTCCTGATGGAAACCACCTCCTCCGCCGAAGCCGCCAAATCCGCCGCTGCTGTATGATTGGCGACCGCCACCGCTGAAGCCGCCAAATCCACCACCGCCGCCGGAGAACATTTGACGAAGGATTTCATCAAGATCTACATTGCCTCCTTGCGATTGTGAGAAGTCATGGAAGTTTTGACCGCCGAACATTTGATCCCCAAACTGATCGTACTGCGCTTTTTTCTCTTTGTCACTCAAAACTTCATAAGCGGCATTTATCTCTTTGAATTTTTCTTCACAATCCGCTTCTTTACAAATATCAGGGTGATATTTTCTAGCTAACTTTCTATATGCTTTTTTAATCTCAGATTCACTTGCGTTCTCTGAAACTTCTAATGTCTCGTATAATGATTTGCTCATCTTTCTATCCTATAATTGTTAAGTTTATTTTCTTTAAGCAGAATTATATCATAAGAGTTGAGTGTATGTCAATCAACTATAAAGTATTTTTTAGAATTTTCTACTATCGGTAAATATAATAAAAAAGATATAAAAATTAAAAGAGTGATGGAGTTGCAAGGGCTGAAAGAGGAGGTGCACTCATGTGCCAGACGAAAGAAGCAACGCAGCAAATGCGTCGCTATTTTGATTTTTAGTGTAAGAAGTGGCGGATGTTTGAGAAGTATAAACTCATCCCATGCTCATTAGCTGCTTCGATAACCTCATCGTCACGGATACTTCCACCTGGTTCGATGACATTTTTCACACCGGCTGCAGCTGCAGCATCGATAGAGTCACGGAATGGGAAGAATGCTTCTGAAGCAAGTGCACAACCACTGACATCAAGACCCATCTCTTTTGCTTTTTTAAGTGCACACTGTGCAGCATCTACACGGCTTGTCATACCCATACCGACTGCTACCATTGCTGCATCTTTAACATAGACAACACAGTTTGATTTTGTCAAACTCGCTACTTTATAAGCGATCTCAAGATCTTTCATCTCTTCTGCGGTTGCTGCATTTTTAGAAACAAGTTTTGCATTTTTCACTTCATCATCATTGACTTTATCTGCATCTTGAAACACAAAGCCGCCATCGATATGTTTGAAATCTTTTTTATCATTGGCAAGAACAAGTTTATCATGTCCCATCTCAAAAAGCTTGATACGCTTCTTAGCAGCAAATACTTCCTGAGCTTCTTCAGTAATGCGACCTGCTATGATGACTTCAAGAAAAATTTCATTCATCTTCAGAGCAAGTTCTTTTGTAACAACACCATTGACAGCTACTACACCGCCAAATGCTGAGACAGGATCACATTTAAGTGCTTCCGTGTAAGCGTCAACTAAATTGTCACGAATGGCAAATCCACAAGGATTCCCGTGTTTTGTGATACAAACGGCATTGTCATCACCAAATGCAGAGGCAATCTTCACCGCACCGCTCAAGTCATTCAAGTTATTAAAACTCGCTTCGCCTTTAAGTGTTTTAAAATTATCAGAATAGTGTCTGTCAAATTCGTACAGCGCACCTTTTTGGTGTGGGTTTTCCCCATAACGCGTGTCCATCACTTTGTTACCGACGATAAACTGTTTCTCACCAAATCCTGAGTTGAAACGCTCGTTCATATAGTTGGCTATCATAGAGTCATACGCTGCAGTATGTTCATACGCTTTTATCATAAATCCGCGGCGGAACTCTTTTGTATTTTTTTCATTTTCAATTGCATCAATGACAACATCATAATCTTCAACATTTGTTACGATAATGACAGAATCAAAGTTTTTAGCAGCACTTCTTACCATTGCAGGTCCACCGATATCAATGTTTTCAATAATATCATCAAAGTCATCTGTACGTTCAATCGTCTCTTTGAACGGGTAAAGGTTGACACAAACCAAATCGATCGCTTCAACACCAAGTTCTTTTGCTTGGTCTAAATGACTCTGCTTATCTCTACGATGAAGGATACCACCGTGTACATATGGGTTCAAGGTTTTAACACGTCCCTCAAAACACTCAGGAAATTTTGTCACCTCATCAATCTCGATTGCCGCTACTCCCTGCTCACGCAGGAGTTTATATGTTCCGCCTGTTGAGATGATCTCGTATCCGTTTTTCACCAACGATTGACAAAACTCTACTACACCTGTTTTATCACTCACACTTACCAATGCTCTTTTTGCCACAGTACAATCCTCATAAAATAATTAGTATAAAATAATATCGAAAAAGAGATTATGAATTTATGAAATCTTTAAACAATTTATCGTATTATGTAAGTATGATGAATGATTTGGATTATAAGACATTGTTTGAGTCCGCAAATGTTGCCATGGCAGTTATTGAGCAGGATTCATCAATATCTTTGGTAAATAAAACAGTTTTAGAAATGTTTCAAATACAAGAGAGTGAGGTTATCGGCACATCCTTTCTTCAATGGATATATGAAGAAGATCGTGACTTTTTGAAGACAAATCATCAAAAAAGAATGCAGGGAGACGACGCTGCACTTCCTAAGAGTTATGAAGTCAGAATGCTACATCAGGACTCTATCATCTGGGTTTCTCTGTATGTTCGTTACATCAAAGAACTTAACAAGTCCATTGTCAGTTTTACCGATATTACTTACATCCATAATACAGAAGAGCAGCTTCAAGAACAGCTCAATGCACAAAATGCTCTTCTGTCTGCCATACCCGACTTGATGTTTGAGCTCTCCTTAGAGGGTGTTTACCTGAATATCTGGGCACACAATTCACAGGAACTGACTGCAAACAAAGAGCTACTTCTAGGAAAAAAAGTCACTGATGTACTTGAAGAATCTGCTGCACAGAAAGTTATGCAGGCTATCGAAATAGCATATAAAAAAGGAAGCTCATTTGGAGAACAGATCCAACTCAAAACACCAAGTGGAGATCTTTGGTTCGAGCTCTCATCGAGCAAGAAAGAGAATCTTAACAGTGAAGCAACTGTCATTATGCTCTCAAGAAACATTACCGATAGAAAAGAGTTGGAGATGAAACTCTTACACCTTTCCCGCCATGATTCTTTGACAAATCTTTACAACAGAAGAACACTCGAAACACTCTTACAAAAAGAACTGCATCGTTCCCAAAGATACAAAACACCGTTGAGTATCTGTATGCTTGACATCGACTTCTTTAAAAAGATAAATGACACCTATGGACACGCTACTGGAGATGATGTACTTAAAAAATTGGCAGATGTACTTAGAGAAAGCCTGCGTGATACAGACTATGTAGGACGGTATGGAGGAGAAGAGTTCGTTATTGCCTTACCTGACACCTCTTTAAACGATGCAGTGGAATTTGCCCAACGTCTACGAAAAAAAGTTGCAGCAATATCCTGTCATCCTGAAGAAAAAGAGAGTTTCAATATAACCATCAGTCTTGGTGTAGCTGAGCTAAACAGTGAAAATAATACCGTAGATAAAATACTTGAAGCTGCGGACAGTGCCATGTACAGGGCGAAAGAGAGTGGAAGAAATTGCGTAAAAATATAGCTATCCTCTGTTCGGGAGGTGATGTTTCAGGAATGAATCCTGCACTTAAACATTTTGTCGAGTATGCTCTAAAAAACTCCCTGAATCCTTTTTTTGTCTATGACGGTTATGAAGGTTTAATTGACGACAAAATAGACAAGGCTTCTTACTGTGACGTAGCAGGCATCATAAACAAAGGCGGCACAAAAATAGGCTCCTCACGCAGCAGACGTTTTATGCAAAAAAAGTACAGAGCCATTGCTAAGCAAAACCTCGATCACCATAATATAGAAATGCTCGTCGTTCTTGGAGGAGACGGTTCATTTCGCGGAATGGACATCTTTTATAAAGAGCATGGCGTGAAATTCTGCGGCATTCCTTCCACGATTGACAATGATATAGCCGGAACTTCCTACTGTCTAGGTGTTGATACCTCACTCAACATCATACGAACCGCCATCGATGCCATTCGAGACACTGCATCTTCATTTGGACGTGCTTTTGTCATTGAAACAATGGGGAGAGAATGCGGTTATCTCGCACTTGTCTCGGCACTTACTTCCGGTGCAGAGCTGTGTCTCATCCCTGAAGTTCCTTATAATTTAGAACAGTATGAAGAAAGTTTTAAAAACCAGATAGCAGCGGGTAGAAAATATTTTCTCGCCATAGTATCCGAAGGTATCAAAGAAGATGTAAGAGAGATTGCCCAATGGTTTGAGGAAAAAGTCGGCATTGAAGCAAGGGTCACCATTTTAGGCCATATGCAAAGAGGCGGCAACCCAACTGTTTACGACAGGCTCATGGCATACAAATTTGTATCTCACGCAATAGACGGCCTTTTAAATGAACAGCATGACAGTGTCATCTGTTACAATGACGGCGGCTTCACGCATAAAAGCATTCAGGATGTCGCGTTTCAAAAATATCAGCTCGACAGCGAATTGCTTTGCCACTTACAGGATTTATACAATGTATAAACTCAGTTACTATGTACCGGAAGTTGCTAAAGAGAAAACGAAATCCGCTCTCTTTGCAGCGGGTGCAGGTATGTTTGAGAACTATGAAAATTGTTCCTTTGAAACTTTGGGGCAGGGACAGTTTAAACCTATAGGCAATGCAAATCCTTACATTGGTAAAAAAGGTGTCATTGAATATGTCGCAGAGTATAAAGTTGAAATGATATGTCGTGATGAGTTGATAAAAAAAGCGGTAGAGGTTTTAAAAGAAGCACACCCCTATGAAGAGGTGGCTTATGAGGTGATCAAGCTAGAAGATTTCTAGAAGTCACCTTGTGCAGCACGTGAAGGGATTTCTTCCATCGCAGTTTTAACTTTTGCTGCAAGTTCACCCATTTTTTCAGGAAGTGGATATCCACCGTGAATTGCAAGATTCAAGTCCATAGTAATAAGGTATGCACTACCGTCACCGTATTGAACATACATAATTCTACAAGGCATAAATCCACCGAAGTATCTAGAGTGATTCAAGAAAACTTTAGCAATATACAGTGAGCATAAAGAGAAGATTCTCGCTTCTTTAACCTCTGTAGGTTTTGCGTCTTCTTTTGTGAACATTTTCACATAGCCGGTTACACGCATATTGTACTCTTCTGCCAATGCATTGATAGATTCTTTTACATCATCACCTGTAATATCTTCAGCAACTTTGTACTCTTTCATCATCGCTTTAGCCGGGTCACCATCTTCTACAACTTTTGTGAACATTTCATCATATGCCGCCATAGCACCGTCATCTAGCTTGTGTTGACCAGTTACAGCTGTCCAACCCATATGCATTGTAGAACACCCTGTTGCAAAAAATGCAAAACTCGCTGCTATTAAT
Proteins encoded in this window:
- a CDS encoding heat shock protein transcriptional repressor HspR, yielding MHHYDEPVYLISIVSKILDIHPQTLRQYERENLITPSRSNGRIRLYSQRDIDRIKLILRLTRELGVNLAGVDIILRLKENVDEMEREIANLRHEVEAAKNARSVSPDKALVTKKSIYEMIIFEED
- a CDS encoding DnaJ C-terminal domain-containing protein, coding for MSKSLYETLEVSENASESEIKKAYRKLARKYHPDICKEADCEEKFKEINAAYEVLSDKEKKAQYDQFGDQMFGGQNFHDFSQSQGGNVDLDEILRQMFSGGGGGFGGFSGGGRQSYSSGGFGGFGGGGGFHQEPNLDIEAKVTIPFNVAILGGTHSVSINGERFDIKIPAGVKSGEKLRVRGKGHAQNGRAGDLFLKITVAPSPEYEREGDDLVKTIDVPLYAALFGDKISVQTLEKEIKLKIPQNTKNGQRFRVKEMGAMNRKTKQRGDLYLKANIVNPKVEDLDSDLVELMKEKLPKSL
- the purH gene encoding bifunctional phosphoribosylaminoimidazolecarboxamide formyltransferase/IMP cyclohydrolase, translated to MAKRALVSVSDKTGVVEFCQSLVKNGYEIISTGGTYKLLREQGVAAIEIDEVTKFPECFEGRVKTLNPYVHGGILHRRDKQSHLDQAKELGVEAIDLVCVNLYPFKETIERTDDFDDIIENIDIGGPAMVRSAAKNFDSVIIVTNVEDYDVVIDAIENEKNTKEFRRGFMIKAYEHTAAYDSMIANYMNERFNSGFGEKQFIVGNKVMDTRYGENPHQKGALYEFDRHYSDNFKTLKGEASFNNLNDLSGAVKIASAFGDDNAVCITKHGNPCGFAIRDNLVDAYTEALKCDPVSAFGGVVAVNGVVTKELALKMNEIFLEVIIAGRITEEAQEVFAAKKRIKLFEMGHDKLVLANDKKDFKHIDGGFVFQDADKVNDDEVKNAKLVSKNAATAEEMKDLEIAYKVASLTKSNCVVYVKDAAMVAVGMGMTSRVDAAQCALKKAKEMGLDVSGCALASEAFFPFRDSIDAAAAAGVKNVIEPGGSIRDDEVIEAANEHGMSLYFSNIRHFLH
- a CDS encoding sensor domain-containing diguanylate cyclase, producing MKSLNNLSYYVSMMNDLDYKTLFESANVAMAVIEQDSSISLVNKTVLEMFQIQESEVIGTSFLQWIYEEDRDFLKTNHQKRMQGDDAALPKSYEVRMLHQDSIIWVSLYVRYIKELNKSIVSFTDITYIHNTEEQLQEQLNAQNALLSAIPDLMFELSLEGVYLNIWAHNSQELTANKELLLGKKVTDVLEESAAQKVMQAIEIAYKKGSSFGEQIQLKTPSGDLWFELSSSKKENLNSEATVIMLSRNITDRKELEMKLLHLSRHDSLTNLYNRRTLETLLQKELHRSQRYKTPLSICMLDIDFFKKINDTYGHATGDDVLKKLADVLRESLRDTDYVGRYGGEEFVIALPDTSLNDAVEFAQRLRKKVAAISCHPEEKESFNITISLGVAELNSENNTVDKILEAADSAMYRAKESGRNCVKI
- a CDS encoding 6-phosphofructokinase produces the protein MNPALKHFVEYALKNSLNPFFVYDGYEGLIDDKIDKASYCDVAGIINKGGTKIGSSRSRRFMQKKYRAIAKQNLDHHNIEMLVVLGGDGSFRGMDIFYKEHGVKFCGIPSTIDNDIAGTSYCLGVDTSLNIIRTAIDAIRDTASSFGRAFVIETMGRECGYLALVSALTSGAELCLIPEVPYNLEQYEESFKNQIAAGRKYFLAIVSEGIKEDVREIAQWFEEKVGIEARVTILGHMQRGGNPTVYDRLMAYKFVSHAIDGLLNEQHDSVICYNDGGFTHKSIQDVAFQKYQLDSELLCHLQDLYNV
- a CDS encoding NGG1p interacting factor NIF3 is translated as MYKLSYYVPEVAKEKTKSALFAAGAGMFENYENCSFETLGQGQFKPIGNANPYIGKKGVIEYVAEYKVEMICRDELIKKAVEVLKEAHPYEEVAYEVIKLEDF
- a CDS encoding DUF302 domain-containing protein; translated protein: MKRSLLTALIAASFAFFATGCSTMHMGWTAVTGQHKLDDGAMAAYDEMFTKVVEDGDPAKAMMKEYKVAEDITGDDVKESINALAEEYNMRVTGYVKMFTKEDAKPTEVKEARIFSLCSLYIAKVFLNHSRYFGGFMPCRIMYVQYGDGSAYLITMDLNLAIHGGYPLPEKMGELAAKVKTAMEEIPSRAAQGDF